GATCCGCTCGTCCTGCACGAACAGGGTTTCGCAGACGTGGTCGGCCACAGCCTCGATCAGCTTGAAGTGGACGCCGGCCGGCAGCCCTTCCGAGGCCGCGAACTTGAGGTCCATGTAGTTCTTGCTGGCCGTCAGCGGGGTGTCGGGGGCGTAGTGGTCCGCCGGCTTCAGCCGCACCGAAATGGTGAAGCGCAGCGGCTGCGGCTTGCCGGTTTCCTCCGAATAGATGCCGGTGAGGACATCCTGCTCGAAGTCGGCAATTTCAAGGATCAGCGAATCGGCCATGGCGCGGTTACTCAGGGTTCGACCAGCGCGCGAAGATCGCGGTGGGA
The DNA window shown above is from Novosphingobium sp. P6W and carries:
- a CDS encoding dihydroneopterin aldolase; protein product: MADSLILEIADFEQDVLTGIYSEETGKPQPLRFTISVRLKPADHYAPDTPLTASKNYMDLKFAASEGLPAGVHFKLIEAVADHVCETLFVQDERIESITVKIVKLALSENGELIGMTLTRDRR